A single Natrinema pellirubrum DSM 15624 DNA region contains:
- the rqcH gene encoding ribosome rescue protein RqcH produces the protein MDSKRELTSVDLAALVGELGTYEGAKVDKAYLYGDDLVRLKMRDFDRGRLELILEVGEVKRAHTVAPERVPDAPGRPPQFAMMLRNRLSGADFAGVEQYEFDRILEFVFERDDGTTRIIVELFGQGNVAVTDGEYEVIDCLETVRLKSRTVVPGSRYEFPDTRTNPLTVSREAFDHEMDDSDTDVVRTLATQLNFGGLYAEEVCTRAGVEKGLDIDDADDDVYDRIYEAIERLALDIRNGNFEPRLYFEGDDGDEADGDDESEGTDAGDGPVVDVTPFPLEEHADLPAEGYDSFLSALDDYFFRLELAEEEEPDPTDQRPDFESEIAKHERIIEQQQGAIEGFEQEAEQLRERAELLYAEYGLVDEILSTVQGAREQDRAWDEIRERFEEGADRGIAAAEAVIDVDGSEGTVTVDLDGERIELVADRGVEQNADRLYTEAKRVEDKKEGALAAIENTREDLEDAKRRRDEWEAKDAASDDEDEADDEGPNRDWLADPSIPIRENEPWFDRFRWFHTSDDYLVIGGRNADQNEEIVKKYLEPGDKVLHTQAHGGPVTVLKATDPSEASSSDIELPESSIEEAAQFAVSYASVWKDGRYAGDVYAVDADQVSKTPESGEYLEKGGFAIRGDRTYYRDTPVGAAVGIQCEPYTRVIGGPPSAIEDRTETTIELEPGQYAQADTAKRLYRRFRERFEDESFVRKIASPDRIQHFMPPGGSRIKEE, from the coding sequence ATGGATTCGAAGCGGGAGCTGACAAGCGTCGACCTCGCGGCCCTCGTCGGGGAACTCGGTACCTACGAGGGAGCGAAAGTCGACAAAGCCTACCTCTACGGCGACGATCTCGTCCGCCTCAAGATGCGGGACTTCGACCGGGGCCGACTGGAACTGATCCTCGAGGTCGGCGAGGTCAAGCGGGCCCACACGGTCGCCCCCGAGCGGGTGCCCGACGCCCCCGGCCGGCCGCCCCAGTTCGCGATGATGCTCCGGAACCGACTGTCGGGAGCGGACTTCGCGGGCGTCGAACAGTACGAGTTCGACCGCATCCTCGAGTTCGTCTTCGAGCGCGACGACGGCACGACCCGGATCATCGTCGAACTGTTCGGGCAGGGCAACGTCGCGGTCACCGACGGCGAGTACGAGGTGATCGACTGCCTCGAGACCGTCCGACTCAAGTCTCGGACGGTCGTCCCGGGCTCGCGCTACGAGTTCCCCGATACCCGGACGAACCCGCTGACGGTCTCCCGGGAGGCGTTCGACCACGAGATGGACGACTCCGACACCGACGTGGTCCGGACGCTGGCGACCCAACTCAACTTCGGCGGGCTCTACGCCGAGGAGGTCTGTACCCGCGCCGGCGTCGAGAAGGGGCTGGACATCGACGACGCCGACGACGATGTCTACGACCGGATCTACGAGGCCATCGAACGGCTTGCACTCGACATCCGCAACGGTAACTTCGAGCCCAGGCTCTACTTCGAGGGTGACGACGGGGACGAGGCCGACGGGGACGACGAAAGCGAGGGAACCGACGCAGGCGACGGTCCCGTCGTCGACGTCACGCCGTTCCCGCTCGAGGAACACGCGGACCTGCCCGCCGAGGGCTACGACTCGTTCCTGTCGGCGCTGGACGACTACTTCTTCCGGCTCGAACTCGCCGAAGAGGAAGAGCCCGATCCGACCGATCAGCGGCCGGACTTCGAGTCCGAGATCGCCAAACACGAGCGGATCATCGAGCAACAGCAGGGGGCGATCGAGGGGTTCGAGCAGGAGGCCGAGCAGTTACGCGAGCGAGCGGAGTTGCTCTACGCCGAGTACGGACTCGTCGACGAGATCCTCTCGACGGTCCAGGGGGCCCGCGAGCAGGACCGCGCCTGGGACGAGATCCGGGAGCGGTTCGAGGAAGGAGCCGACCGCGGTATCGCGGCCGCCGAGGCGGTCATCGACGTCGACGGCAGCGAGGGGACCGTGACCGTCGACCTCGACGGCGAGCGGATCGAACTGGTCGCCGATCGGGGCGTCGAACAGAACGCCGACCGGCTCTACACCGAGGCCAAACGCGTCGAGGACAAAAAGGAGGGCGCGCTGGCGGCCATCGAGAACACCCGTGAGGACTTAGAAGACGCCAAGCGACGCCGCGACGAGTGGGAAGCAAAGGACGCCGCGAGCGACGACGAGGACGAGGCGGACGACGAAGGGCCGAACCGGGACTGGCTCGCCGACCCCTCGATTCCGATCCGCGAGAACGAGCCCTGGTTCGATCGCTTCCGCTGGTTCCACACCAGCGACGACTACCTCGTGATCGGCGGCCGCAACGCCGACCAGAACGAGGAGATCGTCAAGAAGTACCTCGAGCCCGGTGACAAGGTCCTCCACACGCAGGCCCACGGCGGTCCCGTCACCGTGCTGAAGGCGACCGACCCCAGTGAAGCGTCCTCGAGCGACATCGAACTCCCCGAGTCGAGCATCGAGGAGGCGGCCCAGTTCGCGGTCTCGTATGCCTCGGTCTGGAAGGACGGCCGCTACGCGGGCGACGTCTACGCGGTCGATGCCGATCAGGTCTCGAAGACCCCCGAGAGCGGCGAGTACTTGGAGAAGGGTGGGTTCGCGATCCGCGGCGATCGGACCTACTACCGCGATACCCCCGTCGGCGCGGCGGTCGGGATCCAGTGTGAGCCCTACACGCGAGTGATCGGCGGCCCGCCGTCGGCCATCGAAGACCGGACGGAGACGACGATCGAACTCGAGCCCGGGCAGTACGCCCAGGCGGACACGGCCAAACGGCTCTACCGGCGGTTCCGCGAGCGCTTCGAGGACGAGTCGTTCGTCCGCAAGATCGCCAGCCCGGACCGGATCCAGCACTTCATGCCGCCGGGCGGTAGCCGGATCAAAGAGGAGTAA
- a CDS encoding NAD(P)/FAD-dependent oxidoreductase gives MNEATDATADVRNVVIVGSGVAGLSAAVYAARADLEPLVLEGPEPGGQLTLTTDVENYLGFPEGVGGMELIQNGKDQAERFGAEFEHGTVEDATLADRPFELELSNGDRLRTRALIVASGASARWVGAENEDELMGYGLSTCATCDGAFHRGDDVLVIGGGDSAMEEALFLAKFADSVTVVHRREELRASEIMADRARDNETIEFRWNTELEALRGSQDEGVTGATLVSHPEGYPLEQAANGADVTRETVDVGGVFYAIGHTPNTDFLAGTAVDRDESGYLHTRTDDAGRATTETAVEGVFAAGDVADPNYQQAITAAGTGSMAALDAESYLETLERTTEPALEVSQ, from the coding sequence ACGCGACCGCGGACGTTCGAAACGTCGTGATCGTCGGCTCCGGCGTCGCCGGTCTCTCGGCGGCCGTCTACGCCGCGCGGGCCGACCTCGAGCCGCTGGTACTCGAGGGGCCCGAGCCGGGCGGCCAGCTGACGCTGACGACGGACGTCGAGAACTACCTCGGCTTCCCCGAGGGCGTCGGCGGGATGGAACTGATACAGAACGGCAAGGACCAGGCCGAGCGCTTCGGCGCCGAATTCGAACACGGGACCGTCGAGGACGCGACGCTCGCGGACCGGCCGTTCGAACTCGAACTCTCGAACGGCGATCGGCTGCGAACGCGTGCGCTGATCGTCGCGAGCGGCGCGAGCGCTCGCTGGGTCGGCGCGGAAAACGAGGACGAGCTGATGGGCTATGGCCTCTCGACGTGTGCGACCTGCGACGGCGCGTTCCACCGCGGCGACGACGTCCTCGTGATCGGCGGCGGCGATTCGGCGATGGAAGAAGCGCTCTTCCTCGCGAAGTTCGCCGACAGCGTGACCGTCGTCCACCGCCGTGAGGAACTGCGCGCGTCCGAGATCATGGCCGACCGGGCCCGCGACAACGAGACCATCGAGTTCCGCTGGAACACGGAACTCGAGGCGCTCCGGGGCTCCCAAGACGAAGGCGTCACCGGGGCAACGCTCGTCTCGCACCCCGAGGGGTATCCCCTCGAGCAAGCCGCGAACGGTGCCGACGTGACACGCGAGACGGTCGACGTCGGCGGCGTGTTCTACGCGATCGGCCACACGCCGAACACCGACTTCCTCGCGGGAACCGCGGTCGACCGCGACGAGAGCGGCTACCTCCACACGCGAACCGACGACGCCGGCCGCGCGACGACCGAGACCGCGGTCGAGGGCGTCTTCGCCGCCGGCGACGTCGCCGATCCGAACTACCAACAGGCGATCACTGCCGCCGGAACCGGCAGCATGGCGGCTCTCGACGCCGAATCGTACCTCGAGACGCTCGAGCGGACGACGGAACCCGCACTCGAAGTCTCGCAGTAG
- a CDS encoding ZIP family metal transporter has product MSSLEEVVVVATIAGCTTGLGALPLLLTDRISHRVYDGSLGLAAGIMVGAAVFALVLPGLEMGSPLEVTAGLLAGGGFLLVVNAVLPHLHLLFRGERVEGTGPKFDPAGELPSAEADGDLDPLGDDADDLRRAALVGGAVTIHNVPEGLAVGIAFASGETALGLAIATAIAVQNVPDGFAMAVPAVRAGVSAPRTLLYTTLSGGVPEPIAAAVGFSLVAVVSGLFPLSAGFAAGAMIAVVFRELVPSSHGHGYADTATATFVLGFAVMLLVDTVLAV; this is encoded by the coding sequence ATGTCGTCGCTCGAGGAAGTCGTCGTCGTCGCGACCATCGCCGGCTGTACCACCGGGCTCGGGGCGTTACCACTCCTTCTCACCGACCGAATCAGCCACCGCGTCTACGACGGGTCGCTCGGCCTCGCAGCCGGCATCATGGTCGGGGCCGCGGTCTTCGCCCTCGTGTTGCCCGGCCTCGAGATGGGGTCGCCGCTCGAGGTCACCGCCGGTCTCCTCGCCGGCGGCGGCTTCCTGCTGGTCGTCAACGCCGTTCTCCCGCACTTGCATCTCCTCTTTCGCGGGGAACGGGTCGAAGGGACGGGACCGAAATTCGACCCCGCCGGCGAGCTACCGTCAGCCGAGGCTGACGGCGACCTCGACCCGCTCGGCGACGATGCCGACGACCTGCGTCGCGCCGCACTGGTCGGCGGTGCCGTCACCATTCACAACGTCCCAGAGGGGCTGGCGGTGGGGATCGCCTTTGCGAGCGGCGAGACGGCGCTCGGCCTCGCCATCGCGACGGCGATCGCCGTCCAGAACGTCCCCGACGGGTTCGCGATGGCGGTGCCAGCCGTCCGGGCCGGCGTCTCCGCCCCCCGAACGCTGCTGTACACCACGCTCTCGGGCGGCGTCCCGGAGCCGATCGCCGCTGCCGTCGGCTTCTCGCTCGTCGCCGTCGTCTCCGGGCTCTTTCCCCTCTCTGCCGGCTTCGCTGCGGGGGCGATGATCGCCGTCGTCTTCCGGGAACTGGTCCCCTCGAGCCACGGCCACGGCTACGCCGACACCGCGACGGCGACGTTCGTCCTCGGCTTCGCGGTCATGCTACTCGTCGACACCGTCCTCGCGGTCTGA